TACATTCTCGGGGTCCACGCGTCAACACCCGCAGTCCCCTGAATCGTCTCACCCATAGTGGCATAACCATCAATCGTCTCGTAGAGCGACGGCTTATCAAGATACCCTTCGCGATGCACCTGAATATGTCCGGTGCGATTTCGTGTGAACATCTCAATCATACCGCCATACGCTCCATCGGACAAACCGATGGTTATCGACAAGAGCGTAAAACCGACAATCATTGCGAGTCCGGTCAGGATTGTCCGCCGCTTTTGGCGGAAGGTGTTACGAAACGCAATTTTGAGTATCATAGTAGTAGGCTAAAAGTAGTAAGCACGCGCCGCGTGCCGTAACCTATCTTCTTCTTTGAAGATTTCGACGCGTGAAAATTTTAGCGTCTATATCTGCGTCGAAAGTAGCATTCATCCATCGCACAACCGTTTTGTGTCCCTCTTTGTTTTGAGGAATCATCTCCATCACAGAAGGCGCGATTTTATCACCAAAGGTTTTAATCTCTTTGAAATTCATCACCCGCATCAGGTTCCCTTTTTCGTCATAGAACCGCTGCCACACGGGTAGATAATCACTGGATTGCACGGCAGCAACAATCTTTCCCCAAACGATCGGAGAGTCTTCTTTCGGCATGAGTTGGACATAGATATGGTCGGGAGATGCATCTTCAAGCGTAACGAACTGATAGGTATAATCGTCGAGCATTGAGGATTCCCTGACCAAGTCGTCATTCGTGAAGTCGGAACCCATCCACGATCCCATCATCATTGAGGGTGGAATCTTCATCACCTTATTGGTTTTCGGCAGATAGTTCCACATCTCATTGCCGATACGGAGTGTTGCGACACCTTGTTCCTTTTTCGGTGCCGTGATTCGGATAAACGTTTTATCCATTCCCTGTGACCAAACGTTCATCGCGAGCGTGCGTTCCCAATGCGGCGTGACAATG
The nucleotide sequence above comes from Candidatus Poribacteria bacterium. Encoded proteins:
- a CDS encoding outer membrane lipoprotein-sorting protein translates to MFPIIIKLKSEKDNGKMVKFQNGISVAARNLMTYAFLLSTLLFCVLSPAQEPTPDVETIVKKIDQLYRSDTSQAEMEMHIVTPHWERTLAMNVWSQGMDKTFIRITAPKKEQGVATLRIGNEMWNYLPKTNKVMKIPPSMMMGSWMGSDFTNDDLVRESSMLDDYTYQFVTLEDASPDHIYVQLMPKEDSPIVWGKIVAAVQSSDYLPVWQRFYDEKGNLMRVMNFKEIKTFGDKIAPSVMEMIPQNKEGHKTVVRWMNATFDADIDAKIFTRRNLQRRR